ccactgagccacccaggcatttaaATAAAGAGTCATAGTGAATACCATTTTTCAGGTATAATAGTCTCTTGCATTTGCCCATCACAAGTGAGAATTTTCCCCTcttagggaagagagagacagaccaaagAAAAATAGGATTTTGATTACAAAAGACTTCCCTGCAGTTTATCAGCAAACTTTTTACCACGCACAGTCACTGGGACTTCAGTAAGGCATAGGATCCCAGTAGTTTATGTCTCATCCTTTGAAAAAGTCCAAAGGTGATAGGTACTATTTTGTCACCATCATTACTTTTTAACTGGAGATATTATTTAACTGtgttttaatatgtaatttcCTGAATTAGCCTGACACATGCTAAAACAGCTCTTACTTGTAAGTAGAATCTAGTAAAGTTTGGAGAATGTCATCAGGTTTTTCTTCTGACTGTCTGCGCTTCTGGATTGctttatagaaaatattcttgATTTCTCGATGAGCTCTGTCCCTGCGTCTGCAATTCAAAGATGAAAATgactaaaaaataatgtaacactTTCTGCCATcaaatatactttgaaaataaGCAGGACCCAGCTTAAAGCAACCTTATTTAACTAACTTGAACGACTCTACAATAATTGACAAAAACTCAGaaccaagagggaaaaaaaaaggccataaaATTCTTACACTGTTAGCAATGTCGCGGGTCCTTAAAGGCAAGAAATGTGTCTTAACATATGTAAccctgattcttttattttttaatttttttaaatgttttatttatttttgatacagagggagacagagcatgagagggggaggggcagagagagaaggagacacagaatgggaagcaggctccaggctctgagctagctgccagcacagagcccgacgcggggctcgaacccacgaacgtgagatctgacctgagctgaagcggaggcggaggcttaaccgactgagccacccaggcgccccaaccctgaTTCTTAACATACTACCATCTCTGTTCTAAGTAAGGTCTAACATAAGACTTGTGATTTTTCCTTTAGAATCAGTTTCCAGTTTAAGAGAAAGCATAATAATcctttaaattaatgaaattccAATTTTGACCAAATTAATTCTTGAAGAAGATAGTCATTCTGGTTTTTCTACAGGATTCAGTATTTGAATAAACGTAAGATTTATTTAAGATTACAGAAATCTAGGATTTAGAACATGACTACAGCACACAGGATTtgattctacttttcattttctgagaccGCCTAGTTTTATAAGGGGCAAAAATACTATTAGAGTCATAAAACAAACTTCAGCTCCCCAAATCTTACTTTTAAAGTAGAGCACTCACTGGGTAACAGGTATTCTGAAGTGTAAGAATTACCCACTTTGACTTAcatgaggtagatactattatccTCAACCCACAGGCAGCTGCCATAAGATCACAACCACCAGAGAGCAAtggaactgaaatttaaaaccagGCAGTCTGACTACCTAGACCCTTTGTAACCAAGTCTTCTACTGAAAACTGCTGCCCTGCTTTGTTTCTAAGACTGTCACTGAGGACCAACTGAGATAATGTGGACAGATGTTTACCAATATGAATACAGCAGTGCCAGGAAAAACATAAGGCCTGTTCATGAAAGGGAATGGAATAATTTGGTTAGGTCAGTTGGTTCAGGTAAGAGTGAGAAAGACTGGGCTGAAGTGTGAAAGGTCTATTTTGTGACTTCATCCAGGAGATGCAAGAGGTAAAAACAGACTTGATGCACATTTCTGGAAAATCTACTACAGACTATGcatgaaagaattatgaaaactgCAAAGCTCCTTATAAAGTATTATGAGTTCTAAAGAATTCCAGAGAATCTCTTCTGgctttcccttttctccccctctATGTCCTGTAACTATACTGAAACAGCAAAAGTACAAGGAAGAGGGAGTACCAGTTTAACTCCTCCCCATCTCTCATCTGAATAGCAATGGATCAACAGGTAGAGAGAGCCCACTAATACGCAAGACACTAAGCTATATGTCAAGTCCTATAAACAATATCTCTTTATATCAGATGGTCCCTGCCCTTAAGGAAATCACAGCATAGTTgtaagaagacaaaaaatttaagaaagccaCTAATACTTCAAAGAAAGACATTTCACAATATACTATAAAATAGtccaatattttcaaataagtgcATATAGGGGTGTATCACTTTCAGGTAGAGCCCAAAGACATTTCTGACTACAAGGAATATGTGAGAGAAGTAGGTTTTAAAATACAagaacagggggagggggaagggagaaggagtgatggtcatggaggggggcacttggggggagaagcactgggtgttatatggaaaccaatttgaaaataaactattaaaataaatacataaaatacaagaACAGCTAGACAATCAATTACTTCTTCAATAAATGGAAACTTACCTTCAATGAGCTCACTATATATGAAAACCTGtcttaaatttttacaaaagaatgaGGGCTAATCATCtctaatttgtcttttatttttatctttgttaacGTAAAGCATACCGACAATACAGCAGTTCTACAGTGAAATAAGTACAGTTTCCTTATCCATACCTGAAACTAGGCAAAGGGAGCCAACCTGGCAGCAGCCAGGCTGCGTGGCTGAAACCTCCATCCAAATCTGCATACAGTTGAGCTACTTTCTCACTGAGTTGacttcttatttcctttccatGCAAACAATGGCTAGCTGTTAAAATTATGAGCTCAGAAAGAGCTTCAAACAAATCTGGAGGAAAAAAGATCATTCCCGTTCTATTACCaagtattttttgaaatgttttcttagagatataaaattattaaaaaggaaaactgagaacaaaaagCAAAGGGTAAGATCCTGTTCATATCATCAAAGAAAGCCTACCGACAGACATGTGGACACAAGAGAGAGGCAAGAAACTCACGATGGGAAGCACTCCCGGTGGCCAAAACAGAGGCCACAAAGACGTCTCTACACTGCACTCATGCCTCTTCAActtgaaaagataaattaaagataaaaatgaatatagttgCAGGAGTTTCAGGTCGCTGCGTAACAAAAGCAGCAAAAGGTTATTTAGTGCATAGGAGGTGCTTCCCAAAGAACAGCAGTCCAAAGACTGAAGAATGGGTTATTTCCCAAGTCAAAAGCAGGAAAATCATGACTACAATTTGAAGTCCCTgacatatatgaaagaaaaacgTAACTAATCATCAATTAGTATATCCCAAATTGGAGACCAGTGCTACAGGCAAGCATAATTGGATGacatttaaacatcataaaaattacCCAGTTATGCCTTTAATTCCACGTGTACCAAATGAACTCCCAGGTATCACCTGGCTTTCCAATGAGAGTTACCAATCAAGTTTAGCAAATTCTGGTGTTCACAGTGCTTGAATTTTGTCTCCCTTGTATTCATTAAGTTAGCATTCTAGTTTATACATCAGCTTGTTGTTTGGTTAAAAATAGATCACATCCACTTTAggtgtatgaaaaataaaatcgaGTTTCTGGACTTTTTATAGAAACTGAAGACCACacccagaaagaacagaaagaccTAAAAAGAGGTCTTGATGCTCTGTAGGCAGATGTTGCTTCCTGCGCTGGGCATGACAATTTTCTCTTAAACAAACACTTATTGTCCAGTGTACAGAATGGATTCATACAAATATCCAATCCAAGAACTGAGTTAAATTATACTCAGTATACTCTGTACATAATGCAAGAGAGCATATAATACACTTGGTGGTAAAcctatgtattttaattaacttttttcatGAAGTAAATCATCCTCGTACAATATTAAATAaggtattatatataaaattaaatcatttagaTTTTTACTGCCCAATgggggtttaaaaaaaagttatttttattgtcttaagATGACTTGCCAAAGTTTTACATTCAGtttatttcaaactttaaaaaacatgtttatattatttgtacAAATGAGCTGAGTAACCTGCATGTTAGATAACCCAATTTAAAGGTTTTGCTAAATAAGCAGCAATAATCAGTACCTCTCAGGTCTTTTTAACTCTATGGTTATTAAAACATGTTCTTTCCATTAAATCTAAGGAAGTTTTACAAATGCTGTAGTTTTTTATACACACtacatattcttaaatttctagTCACAAAAAAAGAGTTGCTTActtttttctccactttctcccCAACTTTGAAAgtattcctttgtttctttttcaattataGAAACGTGCTGTCTAAAGTGGGCTATGTTAAGGccactttttaacattttcttctgctccaaaaacaccttaaaaatattaacGGTATAATACCAAGCATTAAAACACAATTGTGAATCACAAGATTCATTTAGACTATTATAAGAACTCTGTAACactcaaagaaaacaatattctgaaaaaaagatttagaaacaataaaatgatttttttaataaaaaaaactatatcaGACATGGGAAACTCAGAGCATTTACGCAGATCTGAAGATGTGGAGACACCCCTGGTGGGTGGGCCCTAGTCTAATGATAAATCAGGAACCCcacttctgccttcctccctACATACACGTTTTGCCACCCCTCACCTCAGGGCTTTCCCTTTCCTATCCTGATATCTTCCGGTAGTCCAACCTGCCCCAGATACCAACACCGTCTCCTGAAGCTTCATTACTTTGGTATCATTTTTATCCTACTTGATATATTCTCCCCTCTATTCCCAAACAAGTAGCGTTCCTTTCGTGATCTTGCAGAAGTTTAATTACCATTCAATAGAGTATGACTGAAATAAACTCACCCTAAGACAACTAATGGTTTTAACCCACTGGGACATTTCTATTTTAGGAATCTGATCAGCAGTATGAAAAATGAATTAGATATATGTCACCAGGGCTCTTTCTTTTGGCCTTGAGGAGCCATttatccccccctccccccatgcccagAAATAGCACTTGATTCTCAGCCAGAGTCCACAccaagcaactgagacaatgatcTCATTTGTGTTTTGCATCAACTTGCAGCACTTCAACAGTGGACTTTAGGAGGGGGAAAGAAACCACACAAACTTCTAAAAGCCAACAATCCGTAGCTCAAAACGAACTTTTATGCTAAAATTTCAGGCAGGAGTGGGATGGTAGGAGACTCTTCTGATGAAATTATGGGATTTTCTTGTCACCCACTGGACTCAAATTTCAATATGCTGTTATCATTGGTTGTGTTTCTTTGTGCAGGAAAATGGCGAAAAATGTTTAGCCCATGCATGCAACTATAAAACAAATACCCATTCTTTGTCAGTTACCCAGggcttttcatcttttaaatgtctaattcttcatattttttaaccaaGGAATGAATTGTCTCTACATTTTCCATGTGCAGTATTACACTACTACCTATAACATTATAGTGTAGATCTGTCTGTCTTGGCGAGAAGAGCATCACCTACCGGATTAGGCACATCGTATGCAACTCCCTTCCCAAACACAGGTGTTGTCAGGCGACTGTAGACATCTTCTGCATTCAGGTCTTCATTTTTACTGTTAAAAAGCAGTGCAGCAGCATCACTCCCCAGGAGGTAAGTAAATGTCTTGCCCACCATGGTAAAGCTAAAAACAGGTCcatgcttaaaaacaaacaaacaaacaaacaaaaacacagtagCCTTAGTGATGATGCTAAAAATGAGGGAGCACTAAAGAAAcactatctttttcatttttgaaaatcaaaacataCGTAGGCCTTAATGCAGTTATTCACCCAGTCTTTGtgcaaatttataattatattcatccagtttcaaatgaaatatgaataaacttTCATTCTGCTTTTTTCAGTTTATACTGACAATATTTACTATCCTTTATACAGATATcatgattttaataattattctttCATTACTGGACAAACAGGTTTTGTgtcagttttttcatttattatggaTAATTCTGCAATGAGTAACTCTGAGTATATAgatgacccccccacccccgctgcttggttaaaaagaaatttataggaGTCACCAAAGGTTATGGCCTTTACATTATTATACAAGTTATAGTACTTGCTGTGTAAAGACATCAGAAGtttagttttccattttactACTATCTCACCAACACtgaatggtttcatttttaattggttaATCTGGTTGAGTGTTAAATGCTTTCCCCTTCAGTTCTCTATTATCGAAAACTAGGCTCTGAGGATACAATCGTGAGAAATATTGTTCCGGATCATGATGCTTACTCTATTGAAAAAGATCCCACTTAATCAAATAATCATATTAACAAATGAGCTGAGGCTCGAAGGACGGGAACAGATCAGCACAGTTGCTGGGCACAAAGGTcctgaaggagagaggggaggaaaggacagaggaGCATGGAGTCTGCAGGGTTCAACACCCCACACAGCCTCAGCAGCCATGTTCAGGAGTTTTCTCCTGGAGGGAATGGAAAGCCACTGAAGGTGTTAAAACTGCACGGGAGAGACACACTGATGCGtacatattttacaaagaaagacCCCTCTAGCTGttatggggaggagagggagggacaggagtAGAAAGCATATCAGAGGATGAGACAGAGCCTATTACAGGAGCCTGATGATGAGAACTTGCCACACGGTACTAGTGGGGCAATGCACACAGAAGCAGACAGATAGGGAGTTATTatggagagagaatctgcacTTGGCAATGGATTAAGAGAGGGAAGTATCAAGAATGAATCCTAGGCTTCTGGTATACTGCAAAACAGAGAGAGCAATGgtgagaagaaagaacaagacaaCTAAGACTGGAGAGAGAAAAACCGAGGGCTAGACTTTAGAAATACTGGATTTCTGGTGCCTTTGAGACAACTCAGAAAACAATCATGTTAGAGTTGAACGTCCAGGTCTGGAGCTCGTTAATTTGGGTGTCCACATATGGCTGGTAACCGAAGCTGCAGGTAGAGAGGAGATCACCTAGGAAAGAAAAAGGCCAAGAACCAAACCACCTTGAAGCCCAACAGTAAATGGCCAGGCATGAGCCCACAAATGAGAGAAGACACAGTCAGAAaaacggggcggggggtgggaatGAGAGAAGCCACATTTAAGGAGGGCGTGGTTGTGGTTACCAGTGACAAATACAAGTGAGAGGTCAAGTTCATTGAATTAAGACTTGAAGCACAATAATCAAAGGTGGACTGAAGAGTAAACATGAGGTAAGGAAACAAGAGACCGTACAGAAAACATGCTAAAGGGGGAAAGACATGAGAAGAGACTGAGTGGTCAACAGAAGCTCTGGTCCTTTTGACCTCTGAAgcttttttcagagaaaatatgaaagatcCAGCTGAAAAGTCACTAGACCAAGAAGATAATCAGCATAATGTTCCTGAGACTAAAGATGTACTGAGACTTTAACTTCCAATAggaaacaaaatagtaaaaaccCAGGTGACAGCACGTAGTGGGCTAGAGCCCAAGATTCTGGAGCCGGACTACCAGGCTCACATCCCAGCTCCTCGTGTTAGTTGCTGTGACCCTGGTCCTACAGACAGAGAACTTAATTTCTCTGTACTTCAGTTtccctcatccataaaatggaaatcttGATTCTcaagattatatatacatacacacacacacatatatccatgatgtgtatgtatatattggaTATAGACATATTACAGAAGTGTGTGTTGACCAAAGTAAACATTACATGTGttgtattactattattattaaaagcatACAGAGTCAGAAGTCAGACCATATATAAATTCTGGCTTCACCACTAACCAGCAGTGAGCCCAAGAGCAAATTATATAACCTGTTTCTCAGTGTTATGTATAAAATGGATATACCTGAAAGGAATTTGGGGAGCTTCAGTGAGATAAACTATCTAAAGTACCCAGTATTGGCACAAAGTGTTTTATAATTAGTGtaacaggaagaagagagaatgtaTGATTGAAAGTGGGAGCATGAGAGTTCTCTTTGGATGGTTATACAGCTCTCTTTAAAGAGGAGACAGAGTCATCTGTTTTTATAGATAGAATGATTCAGAAGTTCAGAAAACGAAGGTGTGAATGGTCACTGTGGCAAGTACGAAGTATGCCAACCACACTTTAGCATAATATGATTGTTGAGCAGTGTTCAAAGTTCATTCAAGGTAGGGACTCATGAAGTTAGGAAACAACTAATCTGgtgtgaggaagaagaaaatgactcCAAGGCTGGGGTTTTACCatgtaagtaaaatgaaaaggaaacatatgTATTGGCCAAAGTGTAACTGAAATGATGGACCATGGTACCAGCctggaaaaaggaaagtaatgAGGCTAATAACAGATGGGGAGAAAGTAAATGGGACAATGGACTAGAAGAGCTAATGAGGTCAAAGAATGGTTACACTGGAAAGTGCTGCACAGCAAGCTGGGAAAAGAAGTTGTGGTCTAAGAATAAAGTGTCTTAAATTTATACTgtgaaaatgaaacaattaagAGTTGACAACCGTTCAAAGTGGGACTGTGGAGTAAATAGCTGAATCGGCCCAGGAAAACTCGTTAGAGAGAAGGGCAAAGATCTGAGAGACCATGGCATCACCTAAGAAGACAGAACTGAAGTCACAGAAGATGTTTAAAACCGGTTTGAAAGTCCCACAGATGactgatgaaaaaaaagaagagtcaatCAGTATCTACTTTAGGTTTCATAAGTCATAAGTTAGGCTAGTGATTTTTAGGCCGTAGCTGCCAGAACTACAAAACTACAGGTTTTCTCAGGTGATGTCTCAGAGATCACCCAGGGCATGGGTAAGTTAAGAGGGTCTCCACGACCTTTCCACCTCAAGCAGGAGAAGCTCTAATTTGATTTGTTTCCTATACTGGGTATAAGCTCaagattacaattttttttttaatgttctaccatctaagagaaagtttgaaaagcattaatttcttttcctgtaatTGTTCAGAAGACTTACCTTCTCATATGCATTTTCTAGGAATTCAATTGGACTTTTCCCAAATGCTATGGCATGTCCAAGAAATGGAATTGGAGAGAAAATGTATGGTGGACTTTTctgcaagagaaaacaaaatttggtctcacatttcatttcaaaagaGAAATCCAGTTTAGGTTCATGACCAAACAAATGAAATGTACCACAAATGCTAAAAAGTCACCAAAAAAATACAGCATCAACAGTAACTTAAGAACAATGAAACTGCAAATATCTTAGGAGGGGCCATAGTACAAACTCAGAACATGGTGTAAGATAAATGACTAGACAAACACAAAGGTACTGCAACTGCACACGCTAAACTGTCCAGAATATTTGTGGCTCTAGGCAACTTTCTTAATCAATAGCTGTggtggggaaaaaagggaaaatcaagCAACAGTATCTTCACAACTACCACTCACAATTTTAGTCCCAGAATCTTCCCTAAAGAAGGtatagaaaaagacaaacagtAACTTGAGGTACAAAAAGTGCAATGTTTAAGAAGCTAAATTTATCAGTAAACAGAACACATCTcatccactgattttttttttaaaaaaaggggtaTATCAGCCCTAGCAGGAACGCTCTAGAATTCACAATAAAAGGGACTTTCATAAAACTTAGTTCGTATATTCCACTAGCCGTAAaaggcagtttttaaaagctACTTGGTGTTGCTGGTTAAGGcttcattcatcaaatatattatataagtatGAAGCTAATGGCCAATAAAGGCACTAAATTAAACTGATGCTTCACTGGCATAAAAGTGACAATCCAGTGACTCCCACGCTACGAAACACTCCCCCTTCATACTCGTATAAATCACAATTAGGGGCAATGTCACAGCCTGCAGGACGTTGAACCCAAGGGCAGTCATCAAGACGACCGCCACAAGGACCGAGGCTGCCAACGGCACTCCCACCAAGGACTCCGCCAAAGTCTAACCCCACTATGGTCCAAGCACCAAGGCGAGCAAAGTCAAGGCAGTCTCGACGACAAGCAGCAGAGTTGGGGTCACTTCCCAGCCCCCAGTATGCCCGCTGCCACGGCCCAGCCGAGTATGGCCGTGGTCAACACTCCTGCTAACCCGTGGCCGCCTTTGTCATCACCACGCTAGCCCTACGGCCACAGCGGTCGCTGCGTCCCCCGCCCGGAGTCCCGGGGTGCACATACCGCCCCGACAGGCACGGGGGCCAGGTGGCCGACTGCGAGGCGAAACACGTAGACTAAGCCAAGCGTGAAGGCGCAGGCGATCAGCAGCATGGATAGGAGGTTGCCGCCGGTCACCCGCTCCATGGCCTGCCCCAACACCGACCCTCCCGCCTGCAGTAATCCCAGTAGCATCATCCTGGCCGCCGCAGCATCCACTACAGTTCGCTGGAGGGGTTGGAGGCCGAGGTCGCCACCGCTCCTCCGTACCCGCGGAGCAAGAAAAGCTGGCAAACAGGCGTCTGGACCGCCCCGGCCCCCAACTCTCCAACTAAACCCCGTCCCACCCCGCTACCCGTGACTCCCACGCGCACCACCCTCGGCGTCACAGAACCAGGCGGGACCGGGTGCTGGCCACGCCTCTTAAGTATAACTTCCTACCACCGAGGTCTCCTTACGCCAGGGAAAGAGGTCCTGAAAAAGCAAGTTGCACCTATAGTACGGGTAGtacagagacaaaaagaaggtgaatttagGAGGCCATCACCCCTGAGAATCGCAGACAACCTAAGCCTGGGTATCCCCAATGCGGGGCGCCACGATTCggtgcggggagggggcgggcggaGGGATCTCAGAGCGAGGTTTGCGGGTAGATGGCAGCTACAGCGGCGCGCTTGTTGATTGCACCGCGTGCGCGTGAGGTGATCTCGGCATACATCGCGTCAGCTGGGCGGGCGGCTTGAGCACCGCCCCTTGCCTGGGCCAGCTAGGCTGCTGCACCTGATCCCGCTTAGGTCCCGGGTCTTGAGGCCTTTGAGAGACCGCTCACAAAATGCGGAAAGGAGAGATTGTGAAAGACGCCTTCTACACACTAAAGGGTGGATGATGCCAGCCTCATCCCAACCCAATTAAAACCAGTCTGACAGATATTAATATATGGCATAAAACAAATCTTGGTTGTTGTCTGGATTATACAGAAACAGGTTTTCCGAAATAAATCTATGTGTTATAGGACGTCCCGACCTGAAGCAACATTCCCCGAGAACTCCACTTCACCTGTTGAGCGGCCAGAGCTATAAAGCAGGAGTTCATTCCTACAGCTACCCTCAAACTGCTCCACCCACTCCTGTGGTTTCAaataagtatgtgtgtatatgtatgtatataaatatatagacacatacatacatttatgtgtatatatacatacacacatgtgtatatatacatatataatgactTCCAAATTTAATTCTCCTTTTATATTACTCTCAAGAGCTCCTGaccatatttatgtatttaattcacTCAACATTAAGAGCTAGGTACTGGGGGGACACACCAATGAGAGAGAAAACTGCAGGGCTGCTGGGAAGGAACAAGAATATCTAATTGCCTGCTCAACAACTCTAGAAACCACACATTCATCTCAATGTCAATAAATCCAAAACTGAATTTATtatctcctcccacccccctgccaACCTGCCCCTCCTGTAATGCGTATAAAGGAAGGGCTTCGTTATCCACTCCACTGTCCTCCTCCTTCATTCCTCATAGTTAATCAGTCACTATATCCTATAATTCCACCACCTTGAAAGTTTCTCCACTCAAAATTAACTTAGGTTAGGCTTCACCATTGCTTGTCTGCATTGCAAATACTCTATGTGGCCTCTACTTCCGTGCTTGTCTTTAATGGGTCCTTCCCCCTGTTGCCATTTCTTGTATCTCTAAAGCTATGTTCTAATCATCTCTATAGGTTTCCTCTATTAAAAGATAAACTTGAGGATAGGGATCATGCCTTAATTGTTCTTATATTCTGAGTTTATCCTGATACCTACCATAGCAGTCCTCAAATTGTGATTCATGACTCTCTGGATATCCCCAAGACCTTTTCAGGGTATCTGCAAAGCCAAAGCTCTTGAAAATAATActgttatttgcattttaactgCGGGAATTTGCACTGATAGTGTAAAATCAAGAGTAAATAAAGCTTCTCCTCCTTAGCACAAATCAAAGGCAGGGGCACCAGACTGATGCATGCTTCACTGCAATGCActtgcaatagaaaaaaaattgtctattTCACTTAAGAATGTCCTTGATGAAACAGTGAATGTTAGTATTACTAAAGTTCAACCACTGAAGACATGTTTTTAGCTACTTTCTTCATGGAATAACATTTTTTGCCCAAAAGAATGGCTGCCTAGTGCCAGTCATTCAGATTTAGGTATTTGacagacattttcttgaaaattatatCAACCTGTCTGTCCTTTTAAAGACAACCATTGGCAATATCTATTGTCAATAATAATCAAATGATGCtgggtagtagaatggataaaaaagcaaaatccatctatttgctgtctacaagagactcattttagacctgaagacaccttcagatcgaaagtaaggggatggagaaatatctatcatgcaagtgaaagttaaaagaaagcttatatcaaacaaactggattttaaagtaaaggcagtaacaagagatgaaggacattatataataattacagagtgtctccatcaggaagagctaacaattataaacatctacatgccaaatttgggagcacccaaatacataaatcacaaagagaaacaatcttatttataagaatgtgctaattgcaggggatttaaatactccacttacagcaatggatagatcaaccagaaagaaaatcactaaagaaacaatggacctgaacgatgcattggaacagatggaattgatatatttagaactctgcatcctgaagttaggaaattcaccttcttttcgagtgcacatggcacattctccaagatagatcacatactggggcataaagcagccctccataagtataaatgaatagagatcataccatacacactttcagatcacaatgctatgaaacttgaaatcaatcacgggaaaaagtctggaaaacctccaaaaatagggaggttaaaaaccaacctactaaagaataattgggccaatcaggcaattagagaagaaattaaaaaatatatgcaaacaaatgaaaatgaaaatacaacaatccaaactctcaaggacacagcaaaggcagtcctaagaggaaagcatattgcaacccaggcctatttcaagaaactagaaaaagcacaaattcagaatttaacagagcacctgaaggaactagaaagggagcagcaagagcactccaaacccagtagaagaagagaaataataaagatcagggcagaaataaacaatatagaataaaaaaaacaacagttaacagatcaatgaaaccaagagttgttgaaaaaatacacaaaattgataATCCTCTAGCCTGGCTCTTGAGAAGGAAATGGATCTATTCCAACCGATCCCTctgaaatacaagcaatcatcagggaatactattaaagttatatgccaacaaactggacaacctagaagaaatggacaaatttctaaacaaacacgcactaccaaaattcaaatgtgaagagacagaaaatctgaacagacccataaccagtgaaga
The genomic region above belongs to Suricata suricatta isolate VVHF042 chromosome 2, meerkat_22Aug2017_6uvM2_HiC, whole genome shotgun sequence and contains:
- the LOC115282677 gene encoding lanosterol 14-alpha demethylase, translated to MMLLGLLQAGGSVLGQAMERVTGGNLLSMLLIACAFTLGLVYVFRLAVGHLAPVPVGAKSPPYIFSPIPFLGHAIAFGKSPIEFLENAYEKHGPVFSFTMVGKTFTYLLGSDAAALLFNSKNEDLNAEDVYSRLTTPVFGKGVAYDVPNPVFLEQKKMLKSGLNIAHFRQHVSIIEKETKEYFQSWGESGEKNLFEALSELIILTASHCLHGKEIRSQLSEKVAQLYADLDGGFSHAAWLLPGWLPLPSFRRRDRAHREIKNIFYKAIQKRRQSEEKPDDILQTLLDSTYKDGRPLTDDEVAGMLIGLLLAGQHTSSTTSAWMGFFLARDKTLQEKCYLEQKTVCGEDLPPLTYDQLKDLNVLDRCIKETLRLRPPIMTMMRMAKTPQTVAGYTIPPGHQVCVSPTVNQRLKDSWVERLDFNPDRYLQDNPASGEKFAYVPFGAGRHRCIGENFAYVQIKTIWSTMLRLYEFDLIDGYFPAVNYTTMIHTPENPVIRYKRRSK